The Alnus glutinosa chromosome 7, dhAlnGlut1.1, whole genome shotgun sequence genome includes a region encoding these proteins:
- the LOC133874098 gene encoding myb family transcription factor PHL5-like isoform X3, producing the protein MGTCVPMEGGSQQQYNVPAKSSTTIMSRFESPASAFYATERCMGFPQYECQDGNTSLSSQFSRTYDSQLPSYQSSGEDFSTDSANQAGYNFDLRNTLQAIVKSQFSSNQYYGSSEKSNKISCSNSSGCKLLPHEQNKLPGDDTIYGGGHLSIPFKGNQDHMGNCNSYNSQLPQLSFSSQQEKQSTRFSSESVSVTSGNSASTSAVLSSKTRIRWTQDLHEKFVECVSRLGGAEKATPKAILKLMDSDGLTIFHVKSHLQKYRIAKYMPDSTEGKLEKRNSMNNVAQLDVKTGLQIREALQVQLDVQRRLHEQLEVQRNLQLRIEEQGKQLKMMFDQQQKTTSGLFKNHKLDTSSAEASVSLKDVQVSTSEGYGNSHFPSKIS; encoded by the exons ATGGGAACTTGTGTTCCCATGGAGGGAGGATCACAACAGCAATATAATGTGCCTGCAAAATCATCCACCACCATTATGAGCCGCTTTGAATCACCAGCTTCTGCTTTTTATGCAACCGAACGGTGCATGGGATTTCCACAGTATGAGTGTCAAGATGGTAATACCTCATTGAGCTCCCAATTTTCCAGGACTTATGATTCACAGCTACCTTCTTATCAATCTTCTGGGGAAGACTTTTCCACTGATTCAGCAAACCAAGCTGGCTACAACTTTGATTTGAGAAACACCCTTCAGGCAATAGTGAAATCCCAGTTCTCTAGTAATCAATACTATGGATCTTCTGAAAAGTCCAATAAAATTTCATGCAGCAATTCATCAGGGTGTAAGCTTCTTCCACATGAACAAAATAAGTTGCCTGGTGATGATACTATCTATGGTGGGGGGCACCTTTCGATACCTTTTAAAGGAAATCAGGATCATATG GGTAATTGCAATTCGTACAACTCCCAGCTTCCACAGCTGAGCTTCTCCTCTCAGCAAGAGAAGCAGTCTACAAGATTTTCGTCTGAAAGTGTATCTGTTACTTCTGGCAACTCTGCTTCAACCAGTGCAGTACTCTCAAGTAAAACACGAATAAGGTGGACTCAGGATCTTCATGAGAAGTTTGTTGAGTGTGTTAGTCGCCTTGGGGGTGCTGAGA AGGCAACGCCAAAGGCAATACTGAAGCTGATGGACTCAGATGGATTGACCATTTTTCACGTGAAAAGTCATCTCCAG AAATACCGAATTGCAAAATACATGCCAGACTCGACAGAAG GAAAattagagaaaagaaatagcaTGAACAATGTGGCCCAGCTTGATGTTAAAAC TGGCTTGCAAATCAGAGAGGCACTGCAAGTGCAGTTAGATGTCCAGAGGCGTCTTCATGAGCAATTAGAG GTTCAGAGAAATCTACAGCTACGAATTGAAGAACAAGGGAAGCAACTCAAAATGATGTTTGACCAACAACAGAAAACAACTAGTGGCCTCTTCAAGAATCACAAATTGGATACGTCCTCTGCTGAAGCATCAGTTAGTCTTAAAGATGTTCAGGTTTCAACTTCTGAAGGGTATGGAAATTCCCACTTCCCATCAAAGATAAGTTAG
- the LOC133874098 gene encoding myb family transcription factor PHL5-like isoform X2, with the protein MNTQKIDCREPVNQNYGVIINDCSSEFANRSSQLIGFRQPWQMGTCVPMEGGSQQQYNVPAKSSTTIMSRFESPASAFYATERCMGFPQYECQDGNTSLSSQFSRTYDSQLPSYQSSGEDFSTDSANQAGYNFDLRNTLQAIVKSQFSSNQYYGSSEKSNKISCSNSSGCKLLPHEQNKLPGDDTIYGGGHLSIPFKGNQDHMLPQLSFSSQQEKQSTRFSSESVSVTSGNSASTSAVLSSKTRIRWTQDLHEKFVECVSRLGGAEKATPKAILKLMDSDGLTIFHVKSHLQKYRIAKYMPDSTEGKLEKRNSMNNVAQLDVKTGLQIREALQVQLDVQRRLHEQLEVQRNLQLRIEEQGKQLKMMFDQQQKTTSGLFKNHKLDTSSAEASVSLKDVQVSTSEGYGNSHFPSKIS; encoded by the exons ATGAACACCCAGAAGATAGATTGCAGAGAACCAGTTAATCAGAACTATGGAGTGATCATCAATGATTGTAGTTCTGAATTTGCTAATCGTTCTTCCCAATTAATTGGATTCAGACAGCCTTGGCAGATGGGAACTTGTGTTCCCATGGAGGGAGGATCACAACAGCAATATAATGTGCCTGCAAAATCATCCACCACCATTATGAGCCGCTTTGAATCACCAGCTTCTGCTTTTTATGCAACCGAACGGTGCATGGGATTTCCACAGTATGAGTGTCAAGATGGTAATACCTCATTGAGCTCCCAATTTTCCAGGACTTATGATTCACAGCTACCTTCTTATCAATCTTCTGGGGAAGACTTTTCCACTGATTCAGCAAACCAAGCTGGCTACAACTTTGATTTGAGAAACACCCTTCAGGCAATAGTGAAATCCCAGTTCTCTAGTAATCAATACTATGGATCTTCTGAAAAGTCCAATAAAATTTCATGCAGCAATTCATCAGGGTGTAAGCTTCTTCCACATGAACAAAATAAGTTGCCTGGTGATGATACTATCTATGGTGGGGGGCACCTTTCGATACCTTTTAAAGGAAATCAGGATCATATG CTTCCACAGCTGAGCTTCTCCTCTCAGCAAGAGAAGCAGTCTACAAGATTTTCGTCTGAAAGTGTATCTGTTACTTCTGGCAACTCTGCTTCAACCAGTGCAGTACTCTCAAGTAAAACACGAATAAGGTGGACTCAGGATCTTCATGAGAAGTTTGTTGAGTGTGTTAGTCGCCTTGGGGGTGCTGAGA AGGCAACGCCAAAGGCAATACTGAAGCTGATGGACTCAGATGGATTGACCATTTTTCACGTGAAAAGTCATCTCCAG AAATACCGAATTGCAAAATACATGCCAGACTCGACAGAAG GAAAattagagaaaagaaatagcaTGAACAATGTGGCCCAGCTTGATGTTAAAAC TGGCTTGCAAATCAGAGAGGCACTGCAAGTGCAGTTAGATGTCCAGAGGCGTCTTCATGAGCAATTAGAG GTTCAGAGAAATCTACAGCTACGAATTGAAGAACAAGGGAAGCAACTCAAAATGATGTTTGACCAACAACAGAAAACAACTAGTGGCCTCTTCAAGAATCACAAATTGGATACGTCCTCTGCTGAAGCATCAGTTAGTCTTAAAGATGTTCAGGTTTCAACTTCTGAAGGGTATGGAAATTCCCACTTCCCATCAAAGATAAGTTAG
- the LOC133874098 gene encoding myb family transcription factor PHL5-like isoform X1: protein MNTQKIDCREPVNQNYGVIINDCSSEFANRSSQLIGFRQPWQMGTCVPMEGGSQQQYNVPAKSSTTIMSRFESPASAFYATERCMGFPQYECQDGNTSLSSQFSRTYDSQLPSYQSSGEDFSTDSANQAGYNFDLRNTLQAIVKSQFSSNQYYGSSEKSNKISCSNSSGCKLLPHEQNKLPGDDTIYGGGHLSIPFKGNQDHMGNCNSYNSQLPQLSFSSQQEKQSTRFSSESVSVTSGNSASTSAVLSSKTRIRWTQDLHEKFVECVSRLGGAEKATPKAILKLMDSDGLTIFHVKSHLQKYRIAKYMPDSTEGKLEKRNSMNNVAQLDVKTGLQIREALQVQLDVQRRLHEQLEVQRNLQLRIEEQGKQLKMMFDQQQKTTSGLFKNHKLDTSSAEASVSLKDVQVSTSEGYGNSHFPSKIS from the exons ATGAACACCCAGAAGATAGATTGCAGAGAACCAGTTAATCAGAACTATGGAGTGATCATCAATGATTGTAGTTCTGAATTTGCTAATCGTTCTTCCCAATTAATTGGATTCAGACAGCCTTGGCAGATGGGAACTTGTGTTCCCATGGAGGGAGGATCACAACAGCAATATAATGTGCCTGCAAAATCATCCACCACCATTATGAGCCGCTTTGAATCACCAGCTTCTGCTTTTTATGCAACCGAACGGTGCATGGGATTTCCACAGTATGAGTGTCAAGATGGTAATACCTCATTGAGCTCCCAATTTTCCAGGACTTATGATTCACAGCTACCTTCTTATCAATCTTCTGGGGAAGACTTTTCCACTGATTCAGCAAACCAAGCTGGCTACAACTTTGATTTGAGAAACACCCTTCAGGCAATAGTGAAATCCCAGTTCTCTAGTAATCAATACTATGGATCTTCTGAAAAGTCCAATAAAATTTCATGCAGCAATTCATCAGGGTGTAAGCTTCTTCCACATGAACAAAATAAGTTGCCTGGTGATGATACTATCTATGGTGGGGGGCACCTTTCGATACCTTTTAAAGGAAATCAGGATCATATG GGTAATTGCAATTCGTACAACTCCCAGCTTCCACAGCTGAGCTTCTCCTCTCAGCAAGAGAAGCAGTCTACAAGATTTTCGTCTGAAAGTGTATCTGTTACTTCTGGCAACTCTGCTTCAACCAGTGCAGTACTCTCAAGTAAAACACGAATAAGGTGGACTCAGGATCTTCATGAGAAGTTTGTTGAGTGTGTTAGTCGCCTTGGGGGTGCTGAGA AGGCAACGCCAAAGGCAATACTGAAGCTGATGGACTCAGATGGATTGACCATTTTTCACGTGAAAAGTCATCTCCAG AAATACCGAATTGCAAAATACATGCCAGACTCGACAGAAG GAAAattagagaaaagaaatagcaTGAACAATGTGGCCCAGCTTGATGTTAAAAC TGGCTTGCAAATCAGAGAGGCACTGCAAGTGCAGTTAGATGTCCAGAGGCGTCTTCATGAGCAATTAGAG GTTCAGAGAAATCTACAGCTACGAATTGAAGAACAAGGGAAGCAACTCAAAATGATGTTTGACCAACAACAGAAAACAACTAGTGGCCTCTTCAAGAATCACAAATTGGATACGTCCTCTGCTGAAGCATCAGTTAGTCTTAAAGATGTTCAGGTTTCAACTTCTGAAGGGTATGGAAATTCCCACTTCCCATCAAAGATAAGTTAG